The Asterias amurensis chromosome 21, ASM3211899v1 genome has a segment encoding these proteins:
- the LOC139953148 gene encoding protein NDNF-like isoform X2 has product MSMYTTTDNRLGPFTVMHSLSMVFILLLLAFSRLAMSQPFPSRDEELFIHQMSNPESVADTKLLPDGAETKDYVFQDSRKFFYFLVEEDSAPVAITVTPCAAELQWTLSLMDLPEDGSGSSDDQLSEQRPRRHPNAKVGTVVKTYTGYDVSTYVTYNSPAGIYTLEIHSLEKSTSVQIYATTTPDSDHLYPELPTDPRLDITSFRKNKVSLAWKPSPSDVIYREPIVYCVALNPRRNYHTWCSVQSCLYGDAPPARPPNTGFGFENEKTKRDEYRRDRKRDKGGRDRDNGEEDDIIVECVGKKTLHTFTNLEPAQRYYFDLFAVDETNNRSIAYTGTSIITRPGPATRKHIALKDGNLRTSSVRRSSPVKTFNFSVGETVKDVLVTVQPCTESITAELWRDGTKIRSSNIRDLKDFRVREVTGDIQVKVKSLRRGSTHFRIFATTRPNKYPFPQLPVDKRIKVFENLRQCDSITLAWLSTKEVSQYCLYKREDRQKKRSKKSNREGNTQCHEPDMRKRTEKVICRPVSGPDTERDVLTETVTGLTPGTTYVFDVYVSSFGKQTLAYRSARVTTKKVC; this is encoded by the exons ATGAGCATGTATACAACGACGGATAACCGCCTTGGACCCTTTACAGTCATGCATTCGCTGAGTATGGTATTCATTTTACTGCTGCTCGCCTTCTCCAGGCTGGCAATGAGCCAACCATTTCCATCTCGCGACGAGGAATTATTCATCCATCAAATGTCAAACCCAGAGTCAGTTGCGGACACGAAGCTGCTTCCAGATGGAGCTGAGACAAAAGACTACGTTTTTCAAGACTCACGTAAATT tttttacttcctaGTAGAAGAAGACAGCGCCCCTGTAGCGATAACAGTCACACCTTGTGCGGCTGAACTGCAGTGGACTTTGTCTCTCATGGATTTACCTGAAGATGGAAGCGGATCAA GTGACGATCAATTAAGTGAACAGCGCCCTCGCCGACATCCAAACGCAAAGGTTGGTACTGTGGTGAAGACCTACACTGGGTATGACGTCAGCACATACGTCACCTACAACTCTCCAGCTGGAATTTACACCCTGGAGATCCACAGTTTAGAGAAGAGCACGAGTGTGCAAATCTATGCCACCACGACCCCGGATTCAGACCACTTGTACCCAGAGTTGCCCACCGACCCACGGCTTGACATCACTTCATTTAGGAAGAATAAGGTGTCATTAGCTTGGAAACCAAGCCCCTCTGACGTGATCTATCGAGAGCCCATCGTGTATTGTGTTGCACTCAATCCAAGGCGTAATTACCATACATGGTGCAGTGTGCAATCATGTTTGTATGGGGATGCTCCTCCAGCTCGTCCTCCCAATACAGGATTTGGCTTCGAGAACGAGAAAACCAAGAGAGATGAATATCGCCGAGATCGTAAACGAGATAAAGGAGGTCGGGATAGAGACAATGGGGAGGAAGATGATATCATTGTGGAATGTGTAGGAAAGAAGACACTGCACACATTCACCAACTTGGAACCGGCTCAGCGCTATTACTTTGACCTTTTCGCGGTAGACGAGACCAATAACAGGAGTATTGCTTACACAGGGACCTCCATCATTACAAGACCAGGGCCAGCCACAAGAAAGCACATTGCCCTCAAGGATGGTAACCTACGGACATCGTCAGTTCGTCGGTCGTCTCCCGTTAAAACATTCAACTTTAGTGTCGGTGAGACGGTCAAGGACGTCCTGGTCACCGTCCAACCCTGCACTGAATCCATCACGGCTGAGTTGTGGCGAGATGGAACCAAAATAAGAAGTTCTAACATCCGAGATCTGAAAGATTTCCGCGTACGTGAAGTAACGGGCGACATACAGGTCAAAGTGAAGAGTTTGCGCAGAGGGTCTACGCACTTCAGAATCTTCGCCACGACGAGACCAAACAAATACCCGTTCCCCCAATTGCCTGTTGACAAACGGATAAAAGTCTTTGAAAATCTGCGACAGTGTGATTCCATCACTCTGGCTTGGCTTAGCACGAAAGAGGTATCGCAGTACTGCCTGTACAAACGCGAAGATAGGCAGAAGAAGCGATCTAAGAAGAGTAATCGTGAGGGAAATACGCAGTGCCACGAACCAGACATGAGAAAGAGAACTGAAAAGGTGATTTGCCGACCTGTTAGTGGACCTGATACAGAGAGGGATGTACTCACGGAAACGGTTACCGGGCTAACACCGGGTACCACGTACGTCTTCGATGTTTATGTCAGCAGTTTTGGAAAGCAAACGCTGGCCTATAGGAGTGCCAGGGTTACAACGAAGAAGGTATGCTGA